In the Arachis ipaensis cultivar K30076 chromosome B10, Araip1.1, whole genome shotgun sequence genome, one interval contains:
- the LOC107620885 gene encoding uncharacterized protein LOC107620885, with protein sequence MVKSLKKKYNLNMLGLLETKREVLTKYNIARLWGHSSVDWEFVESVGTAGGLLLIWDEVVFKIQNCYKGERWLCVEGVLTKTNFLCAFCLVYGAHAREEKQGVWEELSYVAGLCSVPFYFLGDFNEILQVEDRKGVTSLPASSDDFKSWVYDMQLMDLPLTDRKYTWFRGRSCSRIDRVLVNVEWAEKFPDIRIKGGPRGLSDHYPLIVEGTRLGGGPRPFRSLDSWFTHEGFLRMVRTEWRNLGDAQFTGKLKALTIPLRQWHKNTFRDMDKRLMRLEEEITKLDNLVSNGIYDGTTEARRKALVSFCEKWYIRKEIHWKQMSRSQHAANMDKNTRYFHNIASARRRSNRIDALMIHGRLVRNQARIKGAIRGFYKDLYRQDYAPRIGVRDGLVKQISRDEAEALEVLPSAEKIKEAVWDCGSSKAPGSDGYNMNFIRNAGRILVRNSVQRY encoded by the coding sequence ATGGTGAAATCTTTGAAGAAGAAGTATAATTTGAATATGTTAGGATTACTTGAAACAAAAAGAGAAGTGCTTACTAAATATAATATTGCAAGGCTTTGGGGACATAGTTCTGTTGATTGGGAGTTTGTGGAGTCTGTAGGGACGGCTGGGGGTCTATTATTGATTTGGGATGAGGTAGTGTTTAAAATACAGAATTGTTATAAAGGTGAGCGGTGGTTATGCGTTGAAGGCGTGCTAACGAAGACCAACTTCCTTTGTGCTTTTTGTCTGGTGTACGGAGCGCATGCGAGGGAGGAGAAGCAGGGGGTGTGGGAAGAATTGAGCTATGTTGCGGGTTTGTGTTCGGTCCCGTTCTACTTTTTAGGGGACTTCAATGAAATTTTGCAAGTTGAGGATCGCAAAGGGGTGACTAGCTTGCCAGCATCATCGGACGATTTTAAAAGTTGGGTGTATGACATGCAGTTGATGGATTTACCTTTGACTGATAGGAAGTACACATGGTTTCGAGGTCGTTCCTGTAGTCGGATTGATAGGGTTTTGGTCAATGTTGAATGGGCTGAGAAGTTCCCGGATATTAGGATAAAAGGTGGGCCGCGAGGGTTGTCTGATCACTACCCGTTGATTGTGGAAGGTACGCGTTTAGGAGGGGGTCCTAGACCATTCAGAAGTCTAGATTCCTGGTTTACGCATGAGGGCTTTCTAAGAATGGTAAGAACtgaatggagaaacttgggagaTGCTCAGTTCACAGGGAAGCTGAAGGCTTTAACAATACCACTACGGCAATGGCACAAGAATACCTTTAGGGACATGGATAAGAGACTGATGAGGTTGGAGGAGGAGATCACAAAGCTGGACAATTTAGTCAGTAATGGAATTTACGATGGTACAACGGAGGCTAGAAGGAAGGCACTGGTGAGCTTTTGTGAAAAATGGTACATCAGGAAGGAAATCCACTGGAAGCAGATGTCTCGGTCCCAGCATGCTGCCAACATGGATAAGAATACCAGATACTTCCATAACATTGCCTCGGCCAGAAGACGGAGTAATAGGATCGATGCTCTGATGATCCATGGAAGACTGGTGCGGAATCAGGCGAGGATTAAAGGTGCAATTAGGGGGTTTTACAAGGATTTATATAGACAGGATTACGCGCCGAGGATTGGTGTCAGGGATGGGTTGGTAAAACAGATTAGTAGAGATGAGGCTGAAGCTCTAGAAGTTTTGCCATCGGCGGAGAAAATCAAGGAGGCAGTGTGGGATTGCGGATCTTCCAAGGCCCCAGGGAGTGATGGGTACAACATGAACTTTATAAGAAATGCTGGGAGGATATTGGTCAGGAATTCAGTGCAGCGGTACTAA